The following proteins come from a genomic window of Daphnia carinata strain CSIRO-1 chromosome 8, CSIRO_AGI_Dcar_HiC_V3, whole genome shotgun sequence:
- the LOC130704211 gene encoding glucose dehydrogenase [FAD, quinone]-like produces MSLIVPAATAAATTATLWFIPILVAAVSFYQYDKTDPEGRPKDTKVIYKYYDFIVIGAGSAGAVVANRLSEQPDWNVLLLEAGGDETETSDVPALAAYLQLSELDWQYKTEPQPTACLAFNDKRCSWPRGKVLGGSSVLNYMLYVRGNRRDYDSWAQMGNYGWSYDDVLPYFIKSEDNRNPYLAQSPYHGVGGYLTVQESPYKTPLATAFVEGGVELGYEHQDGNGAYQTGFMISQGTIRRGSRCSTSKAFLRPVRKRKNLHIAMHSHVMQIMIDPETYQAYAVKFARKGKIYVIRATKEIVLSAGSVNTPQLLMLSGVGPAEHLQQLGIPVISDLRVGDNLQDHIAAGGMVFTLEQPVSLVQSRFENLPSILRYAMFDSGPLTTLGGVEGLAWVNTKYANHSDDWPDIEFHFVSGTPAADGGAQIRRVHGVTDFVWDNYFAPVAYRDTWSVVPMLLRPRSVGYIRLQSADPYDKPLIYPNYFVDDQDVRVLVEGVKIGLALGETAAFKKLGSKFWAQPFPGCEHLPLWTDEYWACFVRHYSSTIYHPTGTAKMGPPGDPTAVVDPELRVYGVHNLRVVDCSIMPNVPSGNTNAPAIMVGEKGADLIKSFWLNYASKKK; encoded by the exons atgAGTCTGATCGTGCCAGCCGCAACGGCCGCAGCCACGACAGCCACATTATGGTTCATTCCCATTCTGGTGGCAGCCGTTTCCTTTTATCAATACGACAAAACGGATCCGGAAGGACGGCCCAAAGACACCAAG GTGATTTACAAGTACTACGACTTTATCGTCATCGGGGCCGGATCGGCTGGGGCGGTCGTTGCTAACCGACTGAGCGAGCAACCCGACTGGAACGTCCTATTACTGGAAGCCGGTGGCGACGAGACGGAAACATCCGACGTGCCGGCCTTGGCCGCCTATTTGCAACTCTCTGAACTCGACTGGCAATACAAAACGGAACCTCAGCCAACTGCTTGTCTCGCCTTTAACGACAAAAG GTGTTCCTGGCCGCGCGGTAAAGTACTCGGCGGCTCGTCGGTGCTCAACTACATGTTATACGTTCGCGGGAACCGCCGAGATTACGACAGCTGGGCCCAAATGGGCAACTACGGCTGGAGCTACGACGACGTCCTGCCATATTTCATCAAATCGGAGGACAACCGAAATCCTTACCTGGCCCAGTCGCCCTATCACGGCGTCGGCGGTTACCTCACCGTTCAAGAGTCGCCTTACAAGACGCCTTTAGCTACTGCCTTTGTCGAAGGTGGTGTCGAATTAG GTTACGAACATCAAGACGGAAACGGAGCCTACCAGACGGGATTCATGATCTCCCAGGGGACAATACGACGCGGATCGAGATGCTCGACATCAAAGGCATTCTTACGTCCGGTGCGGAAGCGCAAGAACCTGCACATCGCGATGCATTCGCACGTGATGCAAATCATGATCGACCCTGAAACGTATCAAGCTTACGCCGTCAAATTCGCCCGGAAGGGCAAGATCTACGTCATCCGGGCCACCAAGGAAATTGTCTTATCTGCCGGATCTGTCAACACGCCGCAATTGCTCATGTTGAGCGGTGTCGGGCCGGCTGAGCATTTGCAACAGCTCGGAATTCCCGTCATCTCCGATTTGAGAGTCGGCGACAACTTGCAGGACCATATCGCGGCCGGCGGAATGGTCTTTACGCTGGAGCAGCCCGTCTCTTTGGTCCAGAGCCGCTTCGAGAATTTGCCCAGCATCTTGCGCTACGCCATGTTCGATTCGGGACCGTTGACGACGCTGGGTGGAGTCGAAGGCCTGGCCTGGGTCAACACCAAATACGCCAATCACAGCGACGACTGGCCCGACATCGAGTTCCATTTCGTTTCCGGCACGCCAGCCGCCGACGGAGGAGCTCAAATTCGTCGTGTCCACGGTGTCACTGATTTCGTCTGGGACAATTATTTCGCGCCAGTTGCCTACAGGGACACTTGGTCCGTCGTGCCCATGTTGCTGAGACCTCGATCGGTCGGCTACATCCGTTTGCAATCCGCCGATCCGTACGACAAACCGCTTATCTACCCAAACTACTTTGTCGACGACCAGGACGTCCGGGTTCTCGTCGAGGGCGTCAAAATCGGTTTGGCGCTGGGCGAGACGGCCGCCTTCAAGAAATTGGGCTCGAAATTCTGGGCGCAGCCTTTCCCCGGATGTGAGCATTTGCCCTTGTGGACGGACGAGTACTGGGCCTGTTTTGTGCGCCACTACTCGTCAACAATTTACCATCCGACTGGAACGGCGAAAATGGGACCACCGGGCGACCCGACAGCTGTCGTCGATCCCGAGCTCAGAGTTTACGGCGTTCACAATTTGCGTGTCGTCGATTGCTCCATCATGCCCAACGTCCCATCGGGCAACACCAACGCCCCAGCG ATTATGGTGGGAGAGAAAGGTGCCGATTTAATTAAATCATTCTGGTTAAATTacgcatcgaagaaaaagtag
- the LOC130704215 gene encoding uncharacterized protein LOC130704215, producing MAYLTKAQQHDNHDQLEIDIENAFSNISIVPNYPLLKKFSLPNMPTSYETVGILDGEIRKIENSARQHIEYHFCLRNHTYWNWNDEILPDMLKCVFYTTCENFAAILPKETNIWVCGYFSPSGLFIICREVRLASDSDIAALSHYGIP from the exons atggcctACCTTACTAAAGCCCAACAGCATGACAATCACGACCAGTTGGAAATCGACATTGAAAATGCTTTTTCCAACATCAGTATTGTTCCGAATTATCCTTTACTCAAGAAATTTTCCTTACCAAATATGCCGACAAGCTACGAAACCGTTG GTATTCTGGACGGAGAAATCAGAAAGATTGAAAATAGTGCTAGACAACATATCGAGTATCACTTTTGTCTACGTAATCACACATATTGGAACTGGAACGACGAAATTTTACCCGACATGTTGAAATGTGTTTTCTACACTACCTGCGAAAATTTTGCCGCCATTTTACCTAAGGAAACGAACATCTG GGTGTGTGGCTATTTCTCGCCCTCTGGATTGTTCATAATTTGCCGAGAAGTTCGTCTAGCCAGTGATAGTGATATTGCTGCACTGTCACACTATGGAATTCCGTGA